The following is a genomic window from Haloterrigena salifodinae.
CAGGTCCGCGGGTCGTCGCCGCCGTCGTTTGTCTCGGCCTCGTCTGGGAGTTCGTCGAGTACGCCGTTCACACCGCGGCGAACCGTCTCGGGCTCGAGCCGGTACTCGTCACGTACGGCCCGAAGGACACCGCCCTCGACATCGTCTTCGACCTGGTCGGCGCGTTGCTCGTGCTCGCGTTCGGAGACCGCATCCTCGACGCGTTCGAGGACGTCGAGTAAGTCTTTCCCCCGCTCCGCTCTCCTCCCCTCCTTCTCGACCTCTCCCTCGAGGCAATCGATCCTTCGATGGGCCGACGACATCCAACGAACCCCGCGTTAGACCGCGAGACGCCTCGGCGAGCCGATCACGACGAACGCACCACGAACAGTACGGGGATGTCGACTATCCGCAGGAGTGTCGAGGTGATGCTTCCGAGGATTCGGCGACCGAGGCTCGACCGACTGCGGGCGCCCATCACGAGCAGGTCGATATCGGCCTCGACGACGTACTCGCGAACGCCGGCCGGGACGCCGTCGAAGGACATCGTCCGGACGACCGCGGTCGTGACGGCCGGCGCCGCGTCCTCGATCTCCGCCGCCGCGTCCTCGACGATCTCCTCGCCGTCCACCTCGAGTCGTTCGACGAACTCCTCTCGTAGCCCGCCCGCGGCGAACGCGCCGCCCGCAGCCTGCAGGTCGACCACGTTCAGCACGTGGACCGTCGATCCGTACCGCTGTGCGACCGCGGCGCCGTGCCGGCCGGCGACGATCGCGCGTTCGCTTCCGTCCGTCGGAACCAGCAGGTCGGAGTAGTCGGTCACCGCGTCCGACGCCCCCTTCGGGACGACGAAGACGGGGACGTCGCTTCGATGGAGGAGCCGTTCCGTGACGCCGCCGAGGAGTCGCTTTCCGAGCCTCGTGAGCCCCTGCCTGCCGACAACGATCAGGTCCGCATCCCGGTCGGAAGCGAACGCAACGATTTGATCCGCGGGCTTTCCCTCGGCCAGTTCCGTCGTTACGGACCGGTCGAAATCGGACGCGAGCGCCTCGATCTCCTCGAGCGCCGCTTCACCCTGTTCTCGCAGACGAGCCGTTTCGCCGCCGGGGCTCGCGACCCGCAGCGCTTTCGACTCGACGACGTAGACGACGTCGACGGCCGCATCGAAGACGCGCGCGAACTCGAGTCCGCACTCCGCCGCTCGTGCGGCCTCGTCGCTCCCGTCGACCGCGATGAGGATTCGGTCGTACATGGCCCGACGTTCGACGCCGACGGTCTTCGTTCTTTGCGGCTGGTCGAACCGACTACACTACGGCCGGACGGGGAGCTCGGCACGTCCGTTCGTCCGCATTACCGCTCGATTTCGCTCCGGCCACGCCAGGAGCCGCTCCCGAAGCGGCTCGCCGGTTTCGGTCTCCGGATCGTAACCGACGAGCGTTGCAGTCACCGCCAGGACGATCCACCCGCCGTAGCCGAGAAAGACCGTTACCGGCGCGAGGACGACGATCGAAACGGCGACCCGCACGAGTCGCTCCCTGAACGAGGGATCGGCGGTGGTATGGCTGTCTGGTGCCGAGACCATACTCGAACGTCCGGCCTGGAAGATATTCAAACCAAAGGTGACCGAACCTCAACATGAACCGACACGGTCCGTTCGGAGTCGAGTAGCGACGCGACCCCTCGTCTCCCGATCGAGTATCCCTTCTGGACGGAGACGTATACTCGTTCCCACCCCTGTTTCCACGAGGAGTAGGTTTAAGTCCTGTCTGCTGTATCAATGATACATGGGACTAGAAACGGTCGTTCTCGTCTGTAAGCCCGGCGACGAAGGATTGGGGTCGAAACTCGCGGAGACGGTCGTCGATATCGCAACGCCGGCGAACGCCCGCGTGGAAGTCGCACAGGTGTTCACGGACGACGAGTACGAGAATACCACGACGAGTCTCGGTCTCGACGACGAACCCGAGATCGCCCCCGAACGGATCGCAACCCAACACGGAACGTTTCGGACCATCGTCGATCGGTTCGACTCTGAGGGGCTCGAGTACGACGTGAGCACCTCCATTGGGTCGCACGCGGACACCATCGTCGACCTCGCCGCCGACGCGGATCTCCTCGTCATCGCCGGCGACAAGCGGTCGCCGGCCGGAAAGGCGATCTTCGGGTCGACGACCCAGGAGGTACTGCTCTCGTCCCCCTGCCCGGTGGTATTCGTCCGACGGGAGTGAGCTCGAAGCGACGGACCGGAATCCCCCGCCTCGAGTGTGAAGGGTATCCACGAACTGTCGCAAGCTGATCGAGAATAGCGAAAATATGGCTCTGTTATCATACCACCTATCTCCTGGTTCTATTTTTCAGATACTGTTATGGACACTGATAATACATCTATTGGAGTACGAAACTGTACTCTAGTGAGTCGTCGATCGATGTTCGATACTCGTCCCGATTATCGTCCCCCTCGATTAGTCTAGAAGGCGGAATACCGTTCACTACAGTCAGTTCGCGCAGTCAAATCACTGCGAAGAATGCTCGTACTGTCTGAGTAAGTCACTACTCGTTCATGCTTTGGATATCTCCCGAGAACTATGTCAGCACGACCATTTTAATTTCGTATACTCGACTACACTAGATACGGTGGTCGGCGGTTATCCGGTCGTAGATCCGTCCTGAGAAGATACATGTTCGGACTATATTTGAACTATATTTAGACGGATAGATCGGTATACCTCTCGGATACGAATCTGTTCTAGAATCCGAAGATACCAACGGCGACTACTCAGTCCAAGTCAGTCGAGAGTACACGAACGAAACAGTTCTGAAGGCGACAGAACACGGGACGGATACTGTTCTCGAGACGATAACCGCCCTTCTGCGAACGCCACCGTTCGATCTGGAGACAAGATCTGATATTATCGGTTACTGTCGCTCGTCTTCCGTCTGAAAGCGATAACGAGGACACCCCTCACGGCTGCGCTTCGGCGGCGCTCTCGCGGTACTCTTCGAGCGAGAGATCGATCTCACTCGCCTGCTCGCGGATTGCGTCGGCGTCGACTGACGTGACCTCGCCGTCGTCGACCAGCACGTTCCCGTCGACCATGGTAAAGACCACGTCGTCGCCGTGAGCACCGAAAACGAGGTGCGAGAGCGGATCGTGCAGCGGCGTGGCGCGGGTCAGGTCCGTATCGAGGCCGACGACGTCCGCGCGCCACCCCTCGTGGAGCGCGCCGAGTCGGTCGAACCCCGCGACCTTCGCGCCGTTGATCGTCGCCATCTCGAAGAGCGTCGCTGCCGGTGCGGCGACCGGGTCGAGAGTGTCAACCTTTTGCAGGAGGCTCCCCTGTCGCATCTCGGTGAACGGATCGAGCGTGTTGTTACACGGCGGACCGTCGTTGCCCAGCGCGACGTTGATCCCGCGCTCTATGTAGTCGACGACCGGCGCGACGCCGCTGGCGAGTTTCATGTTCGAGGACGGGCAGTGCGTGACGTGGGTCCCCGTCTCGGCGAGCAGTTCGCGTTCGCTCTCGTCGGTCCAGACGCAGTGGGCGAGGACGACGTCCTCGCCGGTGAGCCCGACCTCGTCTAACCAGTAGATGTTCCGCATGCCGGTGTCCTCCTCGACGGTCTCGATCTCGCCGCGGTTCTCGCTGGCGTGGGTGTGAATCCGGACGCCGTCGTACTCGTCGGCGAGTTCGCGCGCCCCGCGCAAGCACGCCTCGCTACAGGAGACGGCGAAGCGCGGCGTCACCGCGTACCGGATGCGGTCGTCGAACGCGCCGTGGTACTCCTCGATCAGTTCCCTGCTCTCGGCGAGAGCCTCGTCGGTGTCCTCGAGCAGGGCGTCGGGCGAGCGCTGATCCATCAACACCTTCCCGAGCACGCCGCGAATGCCGATCTCGCCGGCCGCTTCGAACGCGCGCTCGGCGTGGTTCACCGAGAGGTGGTCGACGCAGGTCGTCGTCCCGCTCTCGATCATCTCGAGGTAACCCAACTTCGCCGCGATCTCCATCTCCTCGGGCGAGAGCGACGCCTCCATCGGGAGGACGTACTCGAAGAGCCACTCGAGTAACTCGGAGTCGTCGGCGATCCCGCGGCCGAGGCTCTGGACGGAGTGGAGGTGTCCACCGACCAGTCCCGGCAGGAGGATGTCGTAGCGCCGTTCCTCGCGGTCCGGATACCGGTCGCGGAGGTCGTCGCGTCGACCGACGGCGTCGATGCGCGACCCGTCGACGACGACGGCTCCGTTCTCGATGACGGTTTCGGAGTCGGCGATGACCGTTCCCGAGAGTATCATACCACGCGAGAATCCAGCCGCACGCACAAAACGATTCGCATTCTGTCGGTGCTCTAGCGGAATCCGATCCCGGCATCCGTGAGACGAGCGAACGTTTAGCTATACTGATAGGACACGCGCACCCCCAGAACCCCGTCCACAATTACAAAATTACTAGTATCTTCCCTCTTGTATCGGGATCGCGTCAGGTATCGTGTTCGGTGAACGCCTCACCGGCATCTTCCGCCATCTCTTTGGCTTCGATGTGCGAGTACGATTTGCGGACGACCTCCTCGCTGTTATCCAGCAGTCGAGCGGCGGCGGTGAACCCGCGCTGGCGAACCATCACTTCGCCGGCGCCGCGGCGTCCGCCGTGCGGGGCGAGGTAATCGTGTTTCCCCTCGAGTTCGAGATCGGCCTCCTCGCAGAGCCGACGCATGATCCGGCGAGCGCCGTCGGTGTTGATAGAGGGCGGCGACAGGTCGCGTTCGCGCAGCGCGTCGAACACGTCGGTCTGTCCGGTGAGTTCATCGACGACGGTTTCGATTTCGTCGGTCGACCAGCTGTATTCGTCTCGTAACCCAGTACGAAGCGTCTCGTACAGCGAGGGGAGGTGAAACGTCGGAAACACCGGCCACTCGTCGCTCGCCGGATCGAGCAATCTTTTGTATCGCCGCATAGGATTTACGGCCTGTTTCGTCAGTGATCGATCGGACCAGTCCTGCTT
Proteins encoded in this region:
- a CDS encoding universal stress protein — protein: MYDRILIAVDGSDEAARAAECGLEFARVFDAAVDVVYVVESKALRVASPGGETARLREQGEAALEEIEALASDFDRSVTTELAEGKPADQIVAFASDRDADLIVVGRQGLTRLGKRLLGGVTERLLHRSDVPVFVVPKGASDAVTDYSDLLVPTDGSERAIVAGRHGAAVAQRYGSTVHVLNVVDLQAAGGAFAAGGLREEFVERLEVDGEEIVEDAAAEIEDAAPAVTTAVVRTMSFDGVPAGVREYVVEADIDLLVMGARSRSSLGRRILGSITSTLLRIVDIPVLFVVRSS
- a CDS encoding universal stress protein, with amino-acid sequence MGLETVVLVCKPGDEGLGSKLAETVVDIATPANARVEVAQVFTDDEYENTTTSLGLDDEPEIAPERIATQHGTFRTIVDRFDSEGLEYDVSTSIGSHADTIVDLAADADLLVIAGDKRSPAGKAIFGSTTQEVLLSSPCPVVFVRRE
- a CDS encoding 5'-deoxyadenosine deaminase, whose amino-acid sequence is MILSGTVIADSETVIENGAVVVDGSRIDAVGRRDDLRDRYPDREERRYDILLPGLVGGHLHSVQSLGRGIADDSELLEWLFEYVLPMEASLSPEEMEIAAKLGYLEMIESGTTTCVDHLSVNHAERAFEAAGEIGIRGVLGKVLMDQRSPDALLEDTDEALAESRELIEEYHGAFDDRIRYAVTPRFAVSCSEACLRGARELADEYDGVRIHTHASENRGEIETVEEDTGMRNIYWLDEVGLTGEDVVLAHCVWTDESERELLAETGTHVTHCPSSNMKLASGVAPVVDYIERGINVALGNDGPPCNNTLDPFTEMRQGSLLQKVDTLDPVAAPAATLFEMATINGAKVAGFDRLGALHEGWRADVVGLDTDLTRATPLHDPLSHLVFGAHGDDVVFTMVDGNVLVDDGEVTSVDADAIREQASEIDLSLEEYRESAAEAQP